Below is a genomic region from Vibrio nitrifigilis.
AATGCGTTACTACATGACATCATTGCTACGTCGCTAGAGCTATACCTGAGTTACCTCAAGATGCAATATCTTTGGCTATATTAGGATTTGTTTCATACTCATGCTTGAATGGGATATCAGAGTGATAGGATATCCCGTTCATGAGAGTTAACCTTAATGTGATTCCCTACCTGCGTTTTCAGTAACCGTTTGGTTCTTACCTTGCGCTTTAGCTTTATATAGAGCTTGGTCGGCTCTACGTAAAATTGTCTCGTAATTATCATGAGAGGATGCGGATAAACCGATGCTAACGGATACTGTTTCTTTAATATCAAAATCTGCGCTTTCAATCCGTTTACGAGCCTGTTCAGTTAACTTAAAAGCTTGTTGATAGGAATAGGTGACAGGTAACAATACAATAAATTCTTCACCACCCCATCGGCCAACAATACCATGAGGATGAAATTCATCATGCAGCAAATCTGCAATGCCTTTGAGAACATTGTCACCACTGATGTGGCCATGGGTATCGTTGACGTGCTTGAAGTCATCCACATCAATCATCGCAAGATGATAACTCGATGGTGATGCATCAATTTTCTGTTCGATATAGCGTCGATTATAGACTTGGGTAAGAGTATCTGTAATTGCTATATGCTGGAGGCGTTGGTTAGTCTTATGAAGTTGGCGGTAGGCTTTATCGCGACTGAGCTCTAAGTAGGTAATCGTAACGGTAAGAACTAACCACACAGAAATAAGATTAATACAACTTGAGGCGGTAAATGCTGCTGAACGCCATATGTTTAGGTGACTTAGGAGCCAGTAGATGTAAGTGACAAACTGTATCACCATAAACAGGAGAGCGAGTCGTTTTG
It encodes:
- a CDS encoding GGDEF domain-containing protein; the encoded protein is MISQFLEQQLKLPKNSLNHRRAYVNFTSAILVLLCSMFFAYYDYAIKYNWDLLIANISAFSATLVCQFLLLYKRQLLSSSIVLTCVVVALTHYYIYETGNKEYALVFGIIAPLISITLLPKRLALLFMVIQFVTYIYWLLSHLNIWRSAAFTASSCINLISVWLVLTVTITYLELSRDKAYRQLHKTNQRLQHIAITDTLTQVYNRRYIEQKIDASPSSYHLAMIDVDDFKHVNDTHGHISGDNVLKGIADLLHDEFHPHGIVGRWGGEEFIVLLPVTYSYQQAFKLTEQARKRIESADFDIKETVSVSIGLSASSHDNYETILRRADQALYKAKAQGKNQTVTENAGRESH